The Oceanispirochaeta sp. genome contains the following window.
AAATGAAAGGAAATCCCAGGACATTGTTGACCTGATTGGGGTAATCGCTTCGCCCTGTTCCGATAATGACATCATCCCTGGTTGCCAGGGCCATCTCGGGTTTGATTTCAGGATTGGGGTTTGCCATAGCAAATATGACAGGATCGGCAGCCATGGATTTCAGCATATCAGCGGTCAGACAGTCCGCCACTGAAAGTCCGATAAAAAAGTCTGCTCCCGCAACGGCATCAGCCAGGGTTCTCTTTTCTGTCTCGACTAGGAATTCCTTTTTTTCCAGGGTGATCCGTTCGGTTCTTCCCTTATAGAGAACACCCTTTGAATCAAGGAGGAGGAGGTTCTCTCTTCTGACACCGGCGGCCAGAAACATCTTGCTGCAGCTGATACCAGCAGCTCCGGCGCCATTCACGACGACCTTCAGATCTTCCATCTTTTTACCCGTGATCTCGGCGGCATTCATCATCCCCGCTGTGGCGATGATGGCGGTACCGTGCTGGTCATCATGGAAAATAGGGATTTTACACTCTTTGATCAGAGCCTGTTCAATCTCAAAGCATTCGGGTGCACCAATATCTTCAAGATTGATTCCCCCGAAGGTAGGTTCCATAGCCTTAACAATTTCAATGATTTTTTGGGGATCCTTCGTATCCAGCTCAATGTCAAAAACGTCAATGTCGGCAAAGCGTTTGAAAAGAACACCCTTCCCCTCCATGACGGGCTTACTCGCCAGAGCACCCCGGTCACCCAGACCAAGGATGGCCGTACCATTGGTAATGACACCGACCAGATTCCCTTTGCCTGTATATTTATAGACATCCAGGGGGTTCTCGGCAATCTCAAGAACCGTATAGGCAACTCCGGGAGAATAGGCGAGAGACAGCTGATCGGCAGTCACACAGGGTTTGGAAGCGATGACTTCCAGTTTTCCCGGTTTTCCATCCAGAATGTGATATTCCAGAGCTTTCTTTTTCATTTCATCCATTTTAATTATCCTTATGACTATTTGTTCTACTGAATTATAGGCAGGAGAGTCTCAAGAATCCCAGGAAAACCTGAAATTCATGTCCCATCGATCCCTGAGTTCGGTCATCTGTTTCTGCAAAACTCCAGGGACAGGGCAGCCGTGATCCTTTCTGTATTGCCAGGCCAGGTATTCCTTTTCGCCTGCCGTATAGATCCGCTCTTCACCAGGAGCCTTCTTGGAGTCCCTAAGTCCCCGCATAATAGAACCGGCGATGCTGCGAAAGACCTTTTCACCTAGAAAAGCATCTGTATTGATGGCTATGAAGAAGTGTCCCAGAGGAAAAGGAATCTTGTTTCC
Protein-coding sequences here:
- a CDS encoding malic enzyme-like NAD(P)-binding protein, translating into MDEMKKKALEYHILDGKPGKLEVIASKPCVTADQLSLAYSPGVAYTVLEIAENPLDVYKYTGKGNLVGVITNGTAILGLGDRGALASKPVMEGKGVLFKRFADIDVFDIELDTKDPQKIIEIVKAMEPTFGGINLEDIGAPECFEIEQALIKECKIPIFHDDQHGTAIIATAGMMNAAEITGKKMEDLKVVVNGAGAAGISCSKMFLAAGVRRENLLLLDSKGVLYKGRTERITLEKKEFLVETEKRTLADAVAGADFFIGLSVADCLTADMLKSMAADPVIFAMANPNPEIKPEMALATRDDVIIGTGRSDYPNQVNNVLGFPFIFRGALDVKASKISEGMKMAAAMALAGLAKEPVPDEVRKAYGRDFKFGREYVVPKPFDPRVIEWEAVAVAKAACEEGLAADPITDWDAYRVSLKKRMEKYWK